Below is a window of Campylobacter concisus DNA.
CTTAAGAGAAATAGAAGATATAAATTTTATCGATATACAAAAGTTTTGTAATGATCTTATCAAGCAAGATTACAAGATAAAGACTATTAAGAATATCGTTGCAAAGCTAAAGGTTATTTTCAAGCTAGGTATAAAACTGGAGTTAATAAATAAAAATCCTTGCGATTTTATCGAGCTGCCAAAGTTTGATAATAAAAGGTATTTTGATTACTCGATCGCTATTCAAAAACGCTTTATTAAGGCTATTTGTGAAAATACCGATGCAAGCTCTGATATATTCTTTTTTCTACTTCATGGCAGACGAAAGAATGAAGTATTAAGCCTAAAATTTAGCGATATAAATTTTAAGACCAGGACTTATATGATCCCTTTTAAAATTAATAAGGCCAAAAGAAATATGATTTATAAAATGAGCGATGAACTTTTTAATCGTCTTTATAAAAGATTTTTGATAGCTAAGA
It encodes the following:
- a CDS encoding tyrosine-type recombinase/integrase; the encoded protein is MTLNELFNNYISFYELILSPTTLRSDIATYNKHFKNSLGLREIEDINFIDIQKFCNDLIKQDYKIKTIKNIVAKLKVIFKLGIKLELINKNPCDFIELPKFDNKRYFDYSIAIQKRFIKAICENTDASSDIFFFLLHGRRKNEVLSLKFSDINFKTRTYMIPFKINKAKRNMIYKMSDELFNRLYKRFLIAKKENRLNDYVFINPMTNDKFKDLRKSWSSLLKRNNLPKIRLHDIRHLIGTYSINYLKIPIEQVSFTLGHTNITTTQKYITANVKKSKETIENLLKSISE